Below is a window of Fulvitalea axinellae DNA.
TCTACGTATGCTTTGTGCGGCTTTGCGAACTTTTCGTCAATAGCAATCCAGATTGGCGGCATAGGCGGAATTGCTCCAAGCAAACAGGGAACATTGTCCCAATTGGGCCTTCGCGCATTGTTAGGGGCGACTTTGGCTTGTATGATGACAGCGACAATTGCGGGAATGATACTGGTTTGATAAAAGCCGAAGCGGTCTTTGCTGTTGTATTTATTAAATAAATAGATGTAAAAAGTAAATTTGTTTTTATTTTTTAATCTGTTGCAATGTTCTTATTTTTATACCATGGATACGTTGCAATTACAATCGGATATTACAACAGAAAGGCTGGAAAAAGTGGCTTTTGTGTTGAAAACTATCGCACATCCGCTAAGGATCAATATCATTAGCCTGTTGGCCAAGCATGAGGCCCTCTGCGTTAATGATATTTGCGAACAGCTTGGGTCTGAGCAGTCTTTGACTTCTCATCACCTTTCGAATCTTAAGCATTCGGGGGTTTTGAAAAGTACTAGAAAAGGCAAGCAGATCTTTTACTACCTCAAAATGAAGGAAGTGCTCGGTGTTCTCGAGTGCATGAATTCTTGCGAGGTGCTCTGAGAAAACGGCCCTTGAGTCGCTTTCTTTGTCTTTTTCTTTTGGGATTTTGACGGTCTGGTTAGCGGACACGGATTAATCACAAAAGGATAAAACAAAAGACATCTAAAGGTGTATTTTTCCTAAACTGTAAAAAGATGGGAAAAATACGCCTTTGTTTATTTTGGGGGATACTGTTCTTTGTAGCGTGTAAAGGGACTGACGACGATGATTTGGGGATCGGCTCTCAAGGGCTGATTTCGGACATTTTGACTGAGAAGGATTTCGATGCGCTGTTGCCAGACTCCGTGTATGACGCTCGTTATAAAGTGAAAATCCGTTCCAGAAACCCTTTCTACACTTATTCCGCTTTTATAGAGGCGGCTTCCGCTTTTCCTTTGTTTTGTAACGAAGGAAACGTAAACGTTCGTAAACGAGAGTTGGCTGCGTTTTTAGCGAACACTTCGCACGAAACGACCGGTGGCTACCCCTCAGCCCCGATGGGACCGTATTATTACGGATATTATTGGATTAGGGAAGTGGGGTGCTACAATGAGAAAACCAAGATGCAGAATTGCCCGCAGTATGTTGACACTTCTGGTGTTTTGGGCAAAAAGTATCCGCCCGTTCCAGGCCAGCAATATTATGGGCGCGGGCCTATCCAGCTGAGCTATAACTATAATTATGGCTTGTGCGGTGAGGATTTGGGGCTGGGTAAATCGCTTTTGGAAAACGCTGACCAAGTGGCTAGGGACAGCGTTCTGTCAATCAAGACCGCCATTTGGTTTTGGATGACGGCGCAAGGGAATAAACCTTCGTGTCATGATGTTATGGTAGGGAAATGGATTCCTACTCCGCAAGATTCGGCCGCTGGGCGGTTGCCGGGGTTTGGCTTGACAATCAATATCATCAACGGCGGAGTGGAGTGCGGATATAAAAACAGTATGGAAGCCGAAGACAGGGTAGGCTATTATAGTCGATACCTAAATTATTACGAATTAGACAAAGAGCTGGACTGTGATTGTGAGAACATGCAACCGTTTTGATCGCATATTTCGATAATTTTATATATTGTAACACCTGTCATCTTTGGCGGGTGTTACTTTGTTTTGAGCTATGAGAGACTTTTTGAAAGCCGTTTACGCCTACAAAAGAGCGTACATTTTCTTGAAGGGAAATCGATTGGGTAGTTGGCTTGTTTGGCCCGCGCTGGCAAACCTGATTCTGTTTGTGGGCTTGGGAGTGGGCGCTTGGTTCACCTCGGGTACTATTGTTGACTATTTTCTCTCTTTGTGGGATGTGGATCTTAGCGAGGTGTGGTCCGGTTACGTTCACCTTTTTCTTGTGTTTTTCGCAAGGATAACGACAGCCTTTATTTATCTTAAACTGTATAGGTACATTATGCTGATTCTTTTCGCTCCAATATTAGCGATACAAGCGGAGAAGTTTCAGCGAGTGATTTACGGAGGAAGCGAAAAGTTTGTTTTTTCATCTTTTATAAAAGAAGCGAAAAGGGGAGTTGTGGTTTCTGTTCGAAATCTGTTTATGGAGCTCGCTTGGACTTTGGGGCTTCTTGTGCTTTCCTTTGCCGTTCCGATTCTGTCACCGGTTTTTGCCGTTATGATTTTCGTGACCGAGAGCTATTATTTCGGTTTTTCCATGCTTGATTACAGTTGGATTTTGGCACGAATGAGCCCTAAACAAAGTTATAGTTATATTAAAAGCAGAAGAGGGTTGGCTGTAGGCAATGGGATGATTTTCAATTTATTATTGTTGGTCCCTTTGTTCGGGGCGTTGTTTGGTCCGGCATTAGCTTTGGCGGCCGCATTGTTGAGTCTGGATGATAACGCCAAAGCAAAATCGCATACGGAAGTTTACGAAAGAGAAACTATTTATTGATCAATTTAAGGAATTTCAGATTCCCGGAATTGAAGACTTTGTAATACCCTTTGCCAAACATAATGTCATCTTCGGTTAAGCCGGTTTCGAGCTCTTTCTTGATCAGTTGATGGACTTTGTTTGGATAAACCCGTTGGCCGGATTCCATATCTACCCAAAAGTGTTGAGCCGGTGTGGTCTCCACTAGTTCAAAGCCCACCCGTTTGTATGCGTTTCCGTCCGACCAATCCAGATCGGCATAACTCATGATGTCGTCAGGTTGGTGCTCTTGGATGAAATGTTTGAGCAACTTATCCATTCCGCCGATTACGGTTTTGCCCAAGGCGTTACAATGCCTCATCAGTTCGAAAGAGTGGAACTTTTTGCCGTCCCGTTCGATAAATCGCCCTTTACTGAAAGCCATTACAGCGACTAGTCTTCCCCTGTGATAAAGTCCGTATTTGTGTTTGGCCTTTAGCGGAATCTGTAAATGGTTTTCTGTCAGGAAGTCTTTGAGCTGTTCGGCGCTGATGGGTTCGGCGTGTGTTTGTCGGC
It encodes the following:
- a CDS encoding metalloregulator ArsR/SmtB family transcription factor, with the protein product MDTLQLQSDITTERLEKVAFVLKTIAHPLRINIISLLAKHEALCVNDICEQLGSEQSLTSHHLSNLKHSGVLKSTRKGKQIFYYLKMKEVLGVLECMNSCEVL
- a CDS encoding chitinase, which codes for MGKIRLCLFWGILFFVACKGTDDDDLGIGSQGLISDILTEKDFDALLPDSVYDARYKVKIRSRNPFYTYSAFIEAASAFPLFCNEGNVNVRKRELAAFLANTSHETTGGYPSAPMGPYYYGYYWIREVGCYNEKTKMQNCPQYVDTSGVLGKKYPPVPGQQYYGRGPIQLSYNYNYGLCGEDLGLGKSLLENADQVARDSVLSIKTAIWFWMTAQGNKPSCHDVMVGKWIPTPQDSAAGRLPGFGLTINIINGGVECGYKNSMEAEDRVGYYSRYLNYYELDKELDCDCENMQPF
- a CDS encoding EI24 domain-containing protein, which codes for MRDFLKAVYAYKRAYIFLKGNRLGSWLVWPALANLILFVGLGVGAWFTSGTIVDYFLSLWDVDLSEVWSGYVHLFLVFFARITTAFIYLKLYRYIMLILFAPILAIQAEKFQRVIYGGSEKFVFSSFIKEAKRGVVVSVRNLFMELAWTLGLLVLSFAVPILSPVFAVMIFVTESYYFGFSMLDYSWILARMSPKQSYSYIKSRRGLAVGNGMIFNLLLLVPLFGALFGPALALAAALLSLDDNAKAKSHTEVYERETIY